In Deltaproteobacteria bacterium, the sequence CGCTGATCAGGGCGCGATCGGCGGGAGCAGTCACCGCCATCGTCGGTGATTGTCAATATCCCATGAATATGATTCGGCATGACGACCCATGCATCCAGCTCGATTTCACCACGGATTCGAGCGGTTTTGAGCCATTCATCCTCCACGATCCGGCCCGCCTCGTTCAACATCACTCCATGATCCACGACTTCTCCGAACAGGATTCTGCGCTCGACCGTGCAAATGGTCAGAAAATAGGCGCCGGCCTGCGAATAGTCATAGCCGTGCAGACGCGTCGAACGGCGCCTACGCCTTTCCCGATCATAGCGTTCTTTCATGAACTATCTCACTTGGGCGGTCTCCGGGGGTCTTTCAGCCATCCCGGATCCATTGTCGTACATCGCAATCGCCATGCCAAATTTCGCACCCGGCCGAGCAAGGGCGACCGCAGGTCGCCCCTACAAGTCATCGCGCCTTGCCGACGACGAAAAAGACCCATATATTGCATACTGATCTCACCTGATTCCCACCATTTCTCGGGTAGCGGACAAGCGCTGTCATGTCAAACCCTGCCACGACAGTCCTACGATAAAACCATAAATAACAGTATGTTATAGTGGATTCCGAATGACTCATGCTCCTGTGCCGTTCGGTCAAGCCACGCCAGCTGGTGACCCACGACCCTCCAGGGTGCGATTTCAGTAGGTTGCGTTCCGATTACGGCTCTGATAGCATTTTCTCCGGTTTTGGGTTTTCCGTTCGAGTTCCGATGCCGGAGGAAATCCCCCCATGCCCATGCGCCAACCCGTCAAGCTTACCAAGCGCGCCGTCGATACGCTCGCCGTGGAATCGGGC encodes:
- a CDS encoding transposase → MKERYDRERRRRRSTRLHGYDYSQAGAYFLTICTVERRILFGEVVDHGVMLNEAGRIVEDEWLKTARIRGEIELDAWVVMPNHIHGILTITDDGGDCSRRSRPDQRSLITGVGVPVGGDRRVAPTGPGPRSVGAIVAGFKSASARRINAFRGTPGTSVWQRNYHEHVIRYEAVLNRIRQYIAENPARWAEDPENPARRGPTRNRS